The following proteins come from a genomic window of Nitrospira sp.:
- a CDS encoding N5-carboxyaminoimidazole ribonucleotide mutase: protein MDELGISYELLVVSAHRTPDRLFEYATSAPGRGVKVIIAGAGGAAHLPGMLAAKTYIPVIGVPIPTENLRGLDSLLSIVQMPKGIPVATVAIGGAENAGLLAGQILAGSYPEIAERIKNYRATQTRSVLNSPEAKGTK from the coding sequence TTGGATGAACTTGGCATTTCCTATGAACTACTCGTCGTTTCAGCCCATCGAACGCCGGATCGCCTTTTCGAGTACGCCACAAGCGCTCCTGGCCGAGGGGTCAAAGTCATCATTGCAGGAGCTGGAGGAGCAGCTCACCTTCCTGGTATGTTGGCTGCTAAGACCTACATCCCAGTGATCGGTGTCCCAATTCCAACAGAAAATCTTCGGGGGCTCGATTCCTTATTATCAATTGTCCAGATGCCCAAAGGCATTCCCGTAGCCACCGTTGCGATCGGGGGTGCTGAGAATGCAGGGCTCCTCGCAGGCCAAATTCTCGCAGGAAGCTATCCTGAAATTGCCGAGCGCATCAAGAACTACCGGGCGACTCAAACGAGGAGCGTTCTCAATTCTCCAGAGGCCAAAGGCACAAAATGA
- a CDS encoding N5-carboxyaminoimidazole ribonucleotide synthase: MTERILEPGSTVGVLGGGQLGTMFAGTALRMGYQVAVWDPDTDAPAHRIATHSFTAPFTDLGVRDQFASVADAVTLEWENVPAELCEWLEGRCPMRPSSAVLRILQDRIEQKQYLSSRHLSVPAFAIVESTRQLVSAVEHLGFPIVCKTAKSGYDGKGQWLLRDTPDMREVEQILETTKAGRRWILEQFIDYVRELSVLVVRSESGACCAYPVVENRHELGILRETRVPAPIPIDLAETATELSKQAVAALQGIGVFCVELFQAKDGSLLINEIAPRPHNSGHYTLDVCTVSQFEQQVRVTCGLPLGETRLLSCAIMVNLIGEEVRSVTSKEGASALHATAGAVLYLYGKRMMRPGRKMGHVTFTASEALTAEESARRFIKRTRRPA; the protein is encoded by the coding sequence GTGACCGAGCGAATCCTTGAGCCAGGCTCCACTGTGGGAGTATTGGGTGGTGGACAATTAGGAACTATGTTTGCGGGGACTGCCCTTCGCATGGGTTACCAGGTAGCTGTCTGGGATCCAGATACCGACGCGCCCGCTCATCGGATTGCTACCCACTCTTTTACAGCGCCATTCACGGATCTTGGCGTACGCGACCAATTCGCAAGTGTTGCCGATGCCGTTACTCTGGAATGGGAAAATGTGCCTGCGGAACTCTGCGAATGGTTGGAAGGCCGTTGTCCAATGCGACCTTCCAGTGCTGTTCTCCGGATACTTCAGGACAGGATTGAACAAAAACAATACTTGTCGTCACGGCACCTCTCTGTTCCAGCTTTCGCTATCGTCGAATCGACCCGTCAACTGGTCTCAGCTGTCGAACATCTTGGCTTTCCCATTGTTTGTAAAACAGCAAAGAGCGGGTACGATGGGAAAGGTCAGTGGCTACTTCGAGATACTCCCGACATGCGGGAAGTTGAACAAATATTGGAAACAACCAAGGCCGGTCGCCGGTGGATTCTTGAACAATTCATAGACTATGTTAGAGAGCTCTCGGTTCTTGTCGTGCGAAGCGAGAGTGGAGCGTGCTGTGCGTATCCTGTGGTTGAGAATCGGCACGAGCTGGGCATCTTACGAGAAACCCGCGTGCCTGCTCCTATTCCCATTGACCTCGCTGAGACGGCGACGGAACTTTCGAAACAAGCCGTAGCAGCGTTACAGGGTATCGGCGTTTTCTGCGTGGAACTCTTTCAGGCCAAAGATGGTTCCCTTCTGATTAACGAGATTGCGCCTCGTCCTCACAACTCGGGTCACTATACACTAGACGTTTGTACGGTATCTCAATTCGAGCAGCAGGTAAGAGTAACCTGTGGTCTTCCATTGGGAGAAACAAGGCTCTTAAGTTGTGCGATCATGGTGAATCTCATTGGTGAGGAAGTAAGATCCGTGACATCCAAGGAAGGGGCCTCTGCACTTCATGCAACAGCAGGAGCAGTGCTTTATCTGTACGGCAAGCGAATGATGCGTCCTGGTAGAAAGATGGGACATGTGACATTTACTGCTTCCGAAGCTCTGACCGCGGAAGAATCGGCTCGCCGGTTCATCAAGCGCACCCGGAGACCCGCTTAA
- a CDS encoding rhomboid family intramembrane serine protease, translating into MIPLHDDNPTQRTPIITMLFIGICIAVFLHQVNLPHEAAELFSFQYGAIPAIVFGQASLPEEAIVIPASLTLVTSMFLHGSWMHLLGNMLYLWIFGNNIEDVMGHTKFIVFYILSGILAALSHALTDPSSQIPMVGASGAISAVLGAYLLLFPRAHVLVLLPMIGMTRVPAGIVLGMWFITQLISGGMSVGASGGVAFFAHIGGFIAGMTLIGLFKRKEVQFFSPGRSTWSP; encoded by the coding sequence GTGATCCCGCTCCACGACGATAATCCTACCCAACGGACTCCCATCATCACGATGCTCTTCATTGGCATCTGTATCGCTGTATTTCTCCACCAAGTGAATCTCCCTCACGAAGCGGCCGAACTTTTCTCATTTCAATACGGTGCCATCCCAGCCATTGTCTTCGGGCAAGCTTCGCTTCCTGAAGAAGCCATTGTGATTCCCGCATCCCTCACCCTCGTGACCAGCATGTTTCTCCACGGAAGCTGGATGCATCTACTCGGGAATATGCTTTATCTCTGGATTTTCGGCAATAATATTGAAGATGTGATGGGTCACACAAAATTCATCGTCTTCTATATCTTATCCGGTATCCTCGCTGCTCTGAGCCATGCCCTTACAGACCCTTCTTCCCAAATCCCAATGGTGGGGGCGAGCGGCGCCATCTCGGCAGTACTCGGCGCTTATCTCCTGTTATTTCCACGCGCTCACGTGCTGGTTTTGCTTCCAATGATCGGGATGACCCGAGTGCCGGCGGGAATCGTCCTCGGCATGTGGTTCATCACACAGCTGATCAGCGGAGGCATGAGCGTGGGAGCCAGCGGTGGTGTCGCCTTTTTCGCTCATATCGGTGGGTTCATTGCGGGCATGACGCTGATCGGCCTCTTCAAGCGCAAGGAGGTGCAGTTTTTTTCGCCGGGCCGGTCGACGTGGTCTCCATAA
- a CDS encoding tRNA-dihydrouridine synthase DusB, producing MDGVTDACFRSVIAQQGKPDVSFTEFTHVHDVCHGAEVHMETLLYSERERPIVAQLYGKDPNLFYLAAQAVCELGFDGLDINMGCPSKSVASSGSGAGLIRTPELARTIMQAAQRGIEDWAGGQTLERAGFKPARVAVFERLNRQRGKIGPTPRRRLPLSVKTRLGYETVTVEGWVEELLMEQPAVISLHGRTLRQMYRGTADWSAIGRAASLVKGTGTLLVGNGDIQGLDDIGVRVRETGVDGVLVGRGVLGAPWFFRSKERARMRARGMGGANVGRDPGEVSLNERFAVLVDHAQQFQALVGEKQFYRMRKHLGWYCKGFPHAALLRAQMVRVSSVEELHALLEDFQNRPEVTDIPQAESADEPGALVSRCS from the coding sequence ATGGACGGCGTGACCGATGCCTGCTTTCGATCCGTCATTGCCCAGCAGGGGAAGCCGGACGTCAGCTTTACAGAGTTTACGCATGTCCATGACGTCTGTCACGGAGCGGAGGTTCACATGGAGACACTCCTGTACAGCGAGAGGGAGCGTCCGATCGTGGCGCAGCTTTATGGGAAAGACCCGAATCTCTTTTATTTGGCGGCACAGGCTGTGTGCGAACTGGGATTCGACGGATTGGACATCAACATGGGTTGTCCGTCGAAGAGCGTGGCATCGTCCGGGTCTGGTGCCGGGCTGATCCGCACTCCGGAACTGGCTCGCACGATTATGCAAGCAGCCCAACGTGGAATCGAGGATTGGGCCGGCGGACAGACACTTGAGCGGGCAGGCTTTAAGCCGGCGCGAGTGGCTGTCTTTGAACGTTTGAATCGGCAACGCGGAAAAATCGGTCCAACCCCGCGGCGCCGACTACCCCTTTCCGTCAAGACACGCCTTGGCTATGAGACGGTGACGGTGGAGGGATGGGTCGAAGAGCTTTTGATGGAACAACCCGCCGTGATCTCGCTCCACGGGCGAACGCTCCGGCAAATGTATCGAGGCACGGCGGACTGGTCGGCCATTGGGCGCGCGGCCTCGTTGGTGAAGGGAACCGGAACATTGTTGGTGGGAAATGGAGACATTCAAGGCCTTGACGACATCGGGGTACGAGTTCGTGAAACCGGCGTTGATGGAGTGTTGGTCGGGCGCGGTGTGCTCGGCGCACCGTGGTTCTTTCGTTCAAAAGAGCGGGCCCGCATGCGAGCCCGTGGTATGGGCGGTGCGAACGTCGGACGAGATCCCGGTGAGGTTTCGCTGAACGAGCGCTTCGCCGTGTTGGTCGATCATGCGCAACAATTCCAGGCACTGGTTGGGGAAAAGCAATTCTATCGTATGCGGAAACATCTCGGCTGGTATTGTAAAGGCTTTCCACATGCCGCCTTGCTTCGTGCACAGATGGTACGAGTCTCTTCTGTCGAAGAACTCCATGCCCTCCTCGAAGATTTTCAAAATCGACCGGAAGTAACGGACATACCCCAGGCTGAATCAGCCGATGAGCCCGGCGCGTTGGTCTCACGATGCAGCTAG
- a CDS encoding Septum formation protein Maf, protein MQLVLASSSPRRREVLALLGLSFEICPSEFDEQPTAGVSPIEQVRRFALEKARSVALVRPRALVLGSDTVIDLEGQLLGKPVDLEDARTMLTRLAGRSHHVHTAVALCDCERNIESMEVATAEVWMKADDGQIYERYLATEESLDKAGAYAIQGVGGDLVERIGGDYTTVVGFPLKLVAHLLRSVGYPILMNVEDLYRHKPYANWNRFAA, encoded by the coding sequence ATGCAGCTAGTGTTGGCGTCCAGTTCGCCACGTCGCCGAGAGGTTCTTGCGCTGTTGGGTCTTTCCTTCGAGATATGCCCGTCTGAGTTTGACGAGCAACCCACGGCAGGAGTGTCACCTATTGAGCAGGTCAGGCGCTTCGCTCTCGAAAAAGCCCGATCCGTGGCACTTGTGAGACCACGAGCCCTCGTGCTCGGCAGCGACACGGTGATTGATCTTGAGGGTCAACTGCTCGGGAAACCGGTGGATCTTGAAGACGCACGCACCATGCTGACACGTCTGGCTGGCCGCTCCCATCATGTCCATACTGCCGTCGCCTTATGCGATTGCGAGCGAAACATTGAGTCGATGGAGGTTGCCACGGCGGAAGTCTGGATGAAAGCGGACGATGGACAGATTTATGAGCGGTATCTTGCAACAGAGGAATCGCTGGACAAAGCCGGTGCCTATGCAATCCAAGGGGTCGGAGGAGACCTGGTGGAACGGATCGGCGGCGACTATACGACCGTGGTGGGATTTCCGCTGAAGCTGGTGGCGCACCTGCTTCGGTCAGTCGGCTATCCGATTCTCATGAACGTCGAAGACCTGTATCGACACAAGCCGTATGCGAACTGGAATCGGTTCGCGGCCTAA
- a CDS encoding Efflux ABC transporter, permease/ATP-binding protein: protein MLIFKRFLPFVRPYLTRLMLAGLLVSGVALINLALVRLAGTLWDIVTIQHDADQMTRSIGLFLGLVILQGLCSMGHSYLTAWVSQYIVADFRKHLFAHLQTLAVSFFARRRTGELLSRVMNDVTVIQSIVTETPIDSVKQLVTFVGGITFLLMMNWRLCLLILILLPLLVLVAKVFGRRLKSLSTSIQDHTAALSTLVEEVISGIRIVKSFVQMQREETRFAAQVNDTLRLTLHRAGIMAVFIPVISLVTFSAAAAVLWYGGRQVIEGSVTPGELFAFVLFAGILIGPFSSGARIFTQLKEAQGAMQRVFEILDAQPEIADQPEAQSLSIVEGHVRVEGVGFGYDPQHPVLSNLSFEAKAGELVALVGPTGAGKTTLINLLHRFYDPTEGRITIDGKDLRHVTVESWYRQIALVPQETILFGGTILDNIRYGNMAANEAKIVEASKAAHAHGFITSLPDGYQTLVGEKGVNLSGGQRQRIAIARAILKNPRILLLDEATSSLDTESERLVQEALQRLMEGRTTFVVAHRLSTIQRADRILVLDKGELVEEGTHAQLLDRKGLYHYLYTVRLNESPI from the coding sequence ATGTTGATCTTCAAACGATTTCTTCCGTTCGTCCGCCCTTATCTGACACGTTTGATGCTGGCCGGGCTCTTGGTGAGCGGGGTTGCGCTCATTAATCTGGCCTTGGTGCGGCTGGCCGGCACCCTTTGGGATATCGTCACTATTCAACACGACGCCGACCAGATGACTCGGTCGATCGGCCTGTTCCTTGGCCTGGTGATCTTGCAGGGTTTGTGTTCAATGGGCCATAGCTACCTGACTGCGTGGGTTTCTCAGTACATTGTCGCCGACTTCCGCAAACATCTCTTCGCCCATCTGCAGACATTAGCGGTCAGTTTTTTCGCCCGGCGACGAACCGGAGAGTTGCTATCGCGCGTGATGAACGACGTCACAGTCATTCAATCCATTGTCACAGAAACTCCCATCGACAGTGTCAAACAACTCGTGACGTTCGTTGGCGGCATCACGTTTCTGCTGATGATGAATTGGCGTCTTTGCCTCCTGATTCTGATCCTGCTCCCGTTGTTGGTCCTTGTCGCCAAGGTATTCGGTCGCAGGCTGAAATCTCTTTCCACGTCGATTCAAGACCACACCGCCGCGCTCAGCACCCTTGTCGAAGAAGTGATATCCGGCATTCGCATCGTCAAATCGTTCGTGCAGATGCAACGGGAAGAAACCCGCTTCGCCGCCCAGGTGAACGACACTCTTCGTCTCACCCTGCATCGGGCAGGCATCATGGCCGTGTTCATTCCGGTGATCAGCCTGGTCACGTTTTCCGCAGCAGCAGCGGTGCTGTGGTACGGCGGTCGGCAGGTCATCGAAGGAAGCGTCACGCCGGGGGAGCTTTTCGCCTTCGTTCTCTTTGCCGGCATCCTGATCGGTCCATTCAGTTCAGGAGCTCGCATCTTTACGCAGCTCAAAGAAGCACAAGGTGCCATGCAGCGTGTCTTTGAGATTCTCGATGCACAGCCGGAAATTGCGGATCAACCCGAGGCACAGAGTCTCTCCATAGTTGAAGGCCATGTCCGGGTCGAGGGGGTCGGCTTTGGCTACGATCCTCAACACCCGGTATTATCAAATCTCTCATTCGAAGCGAAAGCCGGCGAACTCGTCGCCTTGGTTGGACCTACCGGTGCGGGCAAGACCACTCTGATCAACCTCCTTCACCGTTTCTATGACCCAACGGAAGGTCGCATCACGATCGACGGCAAAGACTTGCGCCATGTCACCGTTGAGAGCTGGTACCGACAGATTGCTCTCGTCCCACAAGAAACAATCCTTTTTGGGGGTACCATCCTCGACAACATCCGCTACGGCAATATGGCAGCAAATGAAGCCAAGATAGTGGAAGCAAGCAAAGCTGCTCATGCTCATGGCTTCATCACGAGCTTGCCGGACGGCTATCAAACTCTGGTGGGCGAGAAGGGAGTCAACCTCTCAGGGGGACAACGCCAACGAATCGCGATCGCTCGGGCGATCTTGAAGAATCCTCGCATTTTGTTACTGGATGAAGCGACCTCGTCGCTGGATACCGAATCGGAACGGCTGGTTCAGGAAGCCCTTCAACGCCTCATGGAAGGCCGCACAACCTTCGTCGTCGCCCACCGACTGTCGACCATTCAGCGTGCCGACAGAATTCTGGTCCTGGATAAGGGGGAATTGGTCGAGGAAGGCACACACGCCCAACTTCTGGACCGTAAAGGTCTGTACCACTACCTGTATACCGTTCGATTGAACGAATCGCCCATTTGA
- a CDS encoding L-aspartate oxidase, translating to MQEADFLVIGSGVAGLRAALELCRVGRVIILTKGHPLQSNSIFAQGGVAVALSEEDDVAIHLTDTLKAGHGLCRREAVRVLVEEGPDRIQELIRWGAKFDKAGGKFAFAREAAHSRSRILRARGDATGNEMVRVLMAQAARQKRIVRLDYHFTVDLVVEEGRCCGAVVLDERSEEHFIIPAKAVVLSTGGAGQIFARTTNPPNATGDGMAMAFRAGAELQDMEFVQFHPTSLYLPSSPPFLLSEAMRGEGGQLRNNRGETFMQRYHPLGVLAPRDIVARAIWAEMATTRARHVYLDVTHLGSNFVKRRFPTIYATCLRHDIDITEEWIPVSPSAHYMMGGVATDINGATTLPGLFAAGEVACSGVHGANRLASNSLLEGLVFGMRAGVAAVAWASRRSMPDLTHQAERLARRRLERLEDAEKVRSSLRRTMWGQVGLVRSRESLVRATAQLARWERMVSESFAGRADLEVKNMVQVAHCVAEAALWRENSVGAHYRSDFPGSKRAGWNQHSRVCRGVRTTGRIESKTQRQVVALRTPKTG from the coding sequence ATGCAGGAAGCAGACTTTCTTGTCATCGGTAGCGGAGTCGCCGGGCTACGAGCTGCCTTGGAACTCTGCCGAGTGGGTCGGGTGATCATTCTCACCAAGGGCCATCCCTTACAAAGCAATTCTATTTTCGCGCAAGGAGGTGTGGCCGTGGCCTTGAGCGAGGAAGATGATGTCGCCATCCATTTGACGGATACTCTCAAGGCCGGACACGGTCTGTGTCGTCGTGAAGCGGTGCGCGTGTTGGTCGAGGAAGGGCCGGATCGCATTCAAGAGCTCATCCGCTGGGGCGCGAAGTTCGACAAGGCCGGCGGGAAATTCGCCTTTGCTCGTGAAGCGGCTCACAGCCGCAGCCGAATCCTTCGTGCAAGAGGCGATGCGACAGGGAACGAAATGGTGAGGGTTTTGATGGCGCAGGCCGCCCGACAAAAGCGGATAGTCAGGCTGGATTACCACTTCACCGTCGATCTCGTGGTTGAGGAAGGCCGATGTTGCGGAGCGGTGGTGCTCGATGAGCGTTCAGAAGAACATTTCATCATACCCGCAAAGGCCGTCGTCCTATCGACAGGGGGAGCAGGACAGATTTTTGCCCGCACCACCAATCCGCCCAATGCGACCGGCGACGGCATGGCCATGGCATTTCGTGCGGGGGCTGAACTCCAGGACATGGAATTCGTCCAGTTTCACCCGACGTCGCTGTATCTGCCGTCGAGCCCGCCTTTTTTGTTGTCGGAAGCCATGCGGGGAGAAGGAGGTCAACTGCGTAACAACAGAGGAGAGACGTTCATGCAGCGGTATCATCCCCTCGGCGTCTTGGCTCCACGGGATATCGTTGCGCGGGCTATCTGGGCGGAAATGGCGACGACGCGTGCGCGGCATGTCTATCTTGATGTGACGCACTTGGGATCGAATTTTGTCAAACGGCGATTTCCGACCATCTATGCGACCTGTCTACGCCATGATATCGATATCACGGAAGAATGGATCCCGGTCTCCCCGAGCGCCCATTACATGATGGGGGGGGTGGCGACCGACATCAACGGGGCCACGACATTGCCGGGCCTTTTTGCGGCGGGCGAGGTGGCTTGCAGCGGCGTGCACGGCGCCAACCGGCTGGCCAGCAATTCATTGCTGGAAGGATTGGTATTTGGGATGCGGGCCGGCGTTGCCGCTGTCGCGTGGGCCTCTCGTCGTTCGATGCCCGATTTGACCCACCAAGCGGAGCGCTTGGCACGCCGTCGGTTGGAACGATTGGAAGATGCCGAAAAGGTACGCAGCTCCCTTCGACGGACCATGTGGGGACAAGTGGGGCTCGTCCGTTCCCGGGAATCGCTCGTACGCGCCACCGCTCAGCTTGCTCGATGGGAACGGATGGTATCGGAATCCTTTGCGGGGAGAGCCGACCTGGAGGTCAAAAATATGGTGCAAGTGGCTCATTGCGTGGCGGAAGCTGCGCTCTGGAGAGAAAACAGTGTGGGCGCCCATTACCGATCCGATTTCCCCGGATCCAAACGAGCGGGCTGGAACCAGCATAGTCGAGTGTGTCGGGGAGTCCGAACTACTGGGCGGATTGAATCGAAGACACAGAGGCAGGTCGTGGCATTGCGGACTCCGAAGACGGGATGA
- a CDS encoding Branched-chain amino acid aminotransferase — MWIYLNNRFVTDKEAVVSVFDHGFLYGDGVYETIRSYGPRIFMQDKHLSRLFHSAEEIGLTIPIPMKNWGDILLESMIRNDVGTGLRDAYLRITVSRGAGDIGLDPALCSSPTVVVMAKPLVPPASHLYGRGVNVIVASTKRNLPSALSPQIKTTNFLNNIQAKREAIAAGAFDSILLNWEQHLTECTVSNVFFVTDGTLRTPALECGLLDGITRSLVIRLAGELNLHVEEGRYTVDQLYRADECFLTNTSMEIMPVTSVDRRPVGDGKPGPFTLKLKEQFVAVRGRF; from the coding sequence ATGTGGATATACCTGAACAATAGGTTCGTCACCGACAAAGAGGCGGTGGTCTCTGTCTTCGACCATGGATTTCTCTACGGCGATGGAGTGTATGAAACGATTCGCTCGTACGGTCCCCGCATCTTCATGCAAGACAAACATCTATCGCGGCTGTTCCATTCCGCGGAGGAAATCGGCCTGACGATCCCGATTCCGATGAAAAACTGGGGAGACATTCTGCTTGAGTCGATGATACGCAACGACGTCGGGACTGGTCTGCGTGATGCCTATCTGAGGATCACGGTTTCCCGAGGAGCCGGGGATATCGGACTGGACCCGGCACTCTGTTCTTCGCCCACCGTGGTCGTGATGGCCAAACCTCTCGTGCCTCCGGCATCCCATCTCTATGGAAGGGGCGTCAACGTGATCGTGGCTTCCACGAAGCGGAATTTACCGAGCGCCTTGTCACCACAGATCAAAACCACAAACTTCTTGAACAATATTCAGGCTAAACGCGAAGCGATTGCAGCAGGCGCATTCGACAGTATCCTGCTCAATTGGGAACAGCATCTGACCGAATGCACCGTCAGCAATGTATTTTTTGTGACGGACGGCACGCTGCGAACGCCTGCTCTGGAATGCGGCTTACTGGACGGCATCACGAGAAGCCTCGTGATTCGGTTGGCCGGGGAACTCAACCTGCACGTCGAAGAAGGCCGCTATACCGTTGACCAATTGTACCGGGCCGACGAATGTTTTCTGACGAACACCAGCATGGAAATCATGCCGGTGACTTCCGTCGATCGTAGACCGGTCGGCGATGGAAAACCGGGTCCGTTTACCCTGAAGCTAAAAGAGCAATTCGTAGCGGTGCGAGGTCGATTTTAG
- a CDS encoding Para-aminobenzoate synthase, aminase component, giving the protein MGRYSYFGADPYHTLYGKGDTFVCRSIEGHMNSGTSPFQHLGHILNRQRIVRPSDVPPFFGGAVGYLSYDLARKFEKLPSLAFDDLAGPDLEFAFFDLVAAIDHELNRLVLMFCPPLERFLGEPREKLFREGRDRLAEFEARLTRPDKTDTHWSNLGRLTFTPEQEHAVYSRNVSRCQEYIAAGDIYQANLSHRFHVTCAAFSSLGPLQTDLSAYSRLRALNPSPFSGILRFDTVRLISSSPERLVRLEGRRADTRPIAGTRPRGRSTADDQRLINELRVDEKERAEHVMLVDLERNDLGRVCRFGSVRVDELMAVEQYSHVSHLVSHVAGSLTDHATGFDLLKAMFPGGTITGVPKIRCMEIIEELEPVRRGPYTGSMGYLSWSGDLDFNILIRTLVMSNAAGYLQVGAGIVADSDPAREYEETIHKAQAFFSAFS; this is encoded by the coding sequence ATGGGGCGGTATTCGTATTTTGGCGCCGATCCCTATCACACGTTGTACGGGAAGGGTGATACGTTTGTGTGCCGATCGATTGAAGGCCACATGAACTCAGGCACATCTCCGTTCCAACACTTGGGTCACATTCTGAACCGCCAGCGGATCGTTCGTCCTTCCGATGTTCCACCATTTTTCGGGGGAGCCGTCGGTTACTTGAGTTATGACCTCGCACGCAAGTTCGAGAAGTTGCCGTCCTTGGCTTTCGACGATCTTGCCGGGCCTGATTTGGAATTCGCATTTTTCGATCTCGTCGCGGCAATCGATCACGAGTTGAACCGCCTGGTGCTCATGTTCTGTCCGCCGCTCGAACGATTTTTGGGTGAACCTCGGGAAAAGCTGTTTCGCGAGGGAAGGGATCGACTGGCTGAATTCGAAGCCAGATTGACAAGGCCTGACAAGACTGACACGCACTGGAGCAATCTCGGTCGCCTGACGTTTACACCGGAACAGGAACACGCGGTTTATAGTCGGAACGTGAGCCGTTGCCAGGAATACATTGCAGCCGGTGATATCTATCAAGCCAATCTCTCCCACCGTTTCCATGTGACCTGTGCGGCATTCTCTTCTTTAGGACCCCTTCAAACCGATCTCTCCGCCTATAGTCGCTTGCGTGCGTTGAATCCCTCGCCTTTCTCAGGGATACTCCGGTTCGATACGGTCCGGCTCATCAGTTCCTCGCCAGAACGGCTCGTGCGCCTGGAGGGTCGTCGAGCCGATACGAGACCGATCGCGGGAACCAGGCCTCGTGGAAGAAGCACCGCCGACGATCAGCGACTGATCAATGAGTTGCGGGTCGATGAAAAAGAACGCGCCGAACATGTCATGTTAGTCGACCTTGAGCGGAACGATCTCGGCCGAGTCTGTCGTTTCGGAAGCGTCCGGGTGGATGAATTGATGGCGGTGGAGCAATATTCTCATGTCAGCCATCTGGTCTCGCATGTGGCGGGCTCCCTCACGGATCACGCGACGGGTTTCGACCTGCTGAAAGCCATGTTTCCTGGTGGAACGATTACCGGCGTACCCAAGATCCGCTGCATGGAGATTATCGAGGAGTTGGAGCCCGTACGCCGCGGTCCGTACACCGGCTCAATGGGCTATCTCAGCTGGAGCGGAGACCTCGACTTCAATATCCTAATACGCACGTTGGTTATGAGTAACGCCGCCGGCTATCTTCAGGTCGGAGCAGGAATCGTGGCCGATTCAGATCCGGCGCGCGAATATGAGGAAACGATCCATAAGGCCCAGGCTTTCTTCAGCGCCTTTTCATAG
- a CDS encoding ATP synthase protein I, whose protein sequence is MVLLKLRTPSGAEFCSRALAVRGFGMPPQQDPLYTGLGQAVRIGTELLAALIVGGGLGWVVDTYLFGTTPWGLVMGLVFGLAAGMRNAYRSAQRWQGPSDNANKQE, encoded by the coding sequence ATGGTTTTGCTTAAATTGCGAACCCCATCAGGGGCAGAGTTCTGCTCACGTGCTCTCGCCGTCCGTGGGTTTGGGATGCCCCCTCAACAAGATCCCTTATATACGGGGCTTGGTCAGGCCGTTCGAATCGGAACGGAACTGCTGGCTGCGCTGATCGTCGGAGGTGGGCTTGGATGGGTCGTCGATACATATCTCTTCGGGACCACTCCGTGGGGACTCGTCATGGGATTGGTCTTCGGTTTGGCTGCGGGTATGAGGAACGCTTATCGATCGGCACAGCGGTGGCAAGGCCCGTCGGACAACGCGAATAAGCAGGAGTAG
- a CDS encoding ATP synthase F0 sector subunit a translates to MEESPLHQFELHNWIPISFGGVDISINQAVVFMWIIVALASMVMVMAGSSRRLVPGKLQSLAEMMVEFIRNMILDTMGKEGMRFFPFVATLFLFILFSNYIGLIPGTYTVTSQIIVTAAFSFLVYGISLVIGFWLHGIKFLGILVPPGTPGWLVPLMIPIEIISQIARPVSLAVRLFANMTAGHVMLAVLFSLTIGGGLLIGWLPFVFTVAIYGLEFGIAFIQAYIFTILTCVYLGDAFHLHGHEEHAH, encoded by the coding sequence ATGGAAGAAAGTCCCCTCCATCAGTTCGAACTTCATAACTGGATCCCGATCTCGTTCGGCGGAGTGGATATTTCCATCAATCAAGCCGTCGTTTTCATGTGGATTATTGTCGCCCTCGCGTCGATGGTCATGGTGATGGCGGGATCGTCGCGCAGACTGGTACCCGGCAAATTGCAAAGCCTGGCGGAAATGATGGTGGAGTTCATTCGCAACATGATCCTGGATACGATGGGGAAGGAGGGCATGCGATTTTTCCCGTTCGTCGCCACTCTCTTCTTATTTATTCTTTTCTCAAATTATATTGGGCTGATTCCCGGTACCTATACAGTGACGAGTCAGATCATTGTGACGGCTGCGTTCTCTTTCTTGGTGTACGGAATCAGCTTGGTTATTGGATTCTGGTTACATGGGATAAAGTTTTTGGGCATTCTCGTTCCGCCTGGGACTCCCGGATGGCTGGTGCCGTTGATGATCCCGATCGAGATCATTAGTCAGATCGCACGGCCTGTTTCGTTGGCCGTTCGGTTGTTCGCCAATATGACGGCAGGCCATGTGATGCTCGCGGTGCTGTTCAGCCTCACGATTGGTGGGGGACTATTGATCGGATGGTTGCCCTTTGTGTTTACGGTGGCGATCTACGGACTGGAGTTTGGTATCGCATTCATCCAAGCCTATATTTTTACCATCTTGACCTGTGTCTACTTGGGAGACGCGTTTCATTTGCATGGTCATGAGGAGCACGCGCATTAG